The following proteins are co-located in the Pomacea canaliculata isolate SZHN2017 linkage group LG10, ASM307304v1, whole genome shotgun sequence genome:
- the LOC112574467 gene encoding uncharacterized protein LOC112574467 → MASTEVRNQPVASALQTSRLALSKKNVKPLSLQPEPSSSQTNHVPMSSPKSISNPQLSRIMSRKLSTVEQPWLMTEDATEGELESSRRTWADRNGNRPFTSSVDEGVWSRKGQQLPRRALSMVEDGKTEIPQHANGGGSDNGMRPGVDKLGISLSTKNSEEGGSQTTPEITSQSPIQSPSSTSSFTAHAWDMFEEHVRGIAGKSESFGRRQSASFSASDTFHQTMVQLFGSPDYGTPPPPPTPSPAKVRSLTTSTTKFLSLRKQSSMLEETPRGSNSHQEVNLQTVGNAKRGWRILKQHVLETSANKRTSQAALCWGMLRQTLKGMTDRERTRWDLYRRYGVVPSLDEDGKVVMENTMLSERARKALANGSRHPLLAHTSSSGSTTTTTQTLFEAPASSTTTTSTPSNGAGRSERQRAKSSPLRHYPSATSNRGREPQSRTSRQRRASEVPSRSQFRTETP, encoded by the exons ATGGCCAGCACAGAAGTTCGTAACCAACCTGTGGCATCGGCCTTGCAGACTAGCCGTCTGGCACTGTCgaagaaaaatgtgaaaccTCTTTCTCTCCAACCTGAGCCCTCGTCATCGCAGACGAACCACGTGCCAATGTCGTCCCCGAAGAGCATCTCCAATCCCCAACTCAGCCGAATCATGTCGCGAAAGCTCAGCACAGTGGAGCAGCCATGGCTGATGACAGAGGACGCCACAGAAGGAGAACTAGAGAGTTCTAGAAGGACATGGGCAGACAGAAATGGAAACAGACCTTTCACCAGCAGCGTAGATGAAGGGGTCTGGAGTCGAAAAGGGCAGCAACTCCCAAGACGAGCGCTCTCGATGGTGGAAGACGGGAAAACAGAAATCCCGCAGCACGCGAATGGTGGAGGAAGTGACAATGGAATGAGACCAGGAGTGGACAAGCTCGGCATCTCCTTATCGACGAAAAATTCCGAAGAAGGCGGTTCGCAGACTACTCCGGAGATAACCAGCCAAAGCCCGATTCAGTCGCCTTCATCCACCTCCTCCTTCACCGCGCATGCGTGGGACATGTTCGAGGAGCACGTGCGGGGCATCGCAGGGAAGTCGGAATCCTTTGGCCGACGCCAGTCTGCCTCCTTCTCCGCCAGCGACACCTTCCATCAGACCATGGTGCAGCTGTTCGGGTCCCCGGACTACggcaccccaccaccaccaccaacacccaGTCCTGCCAAGGTGCGGTCCTTGACGACCTCCACCACCAAGTTTCTCAGCCTCCGGAAGCAATCTTCCATGTTGGAGGAGACCCCCAGAGGCAGCAACAGCCACCAAGAGGTCAATCTGCAAACGGTGGGGAATGCCAAGCGGGGTTGGCGCATTCTCAAGCAGCATGTCCTGGAAACATCCGCCAACAAAAGGACCAGCCAGGCGGCGCTGTGCTGGGGCATGCTGCGACAGACGCTCAAAG GTATGACGGACCGAGAGCGGACACGGTGGGACCTGTACCGGCGGTATGGTGTGGTGCCGAGCCTTGACGAGGACGGCAAGGTGGTGATGGAGAACACAATGCTCagcgagagagcgagaaaaGCCTTAGCCAACGGCTCCCGACACCCACTGCTGGCCCACACCTCCAGCAGcggcagcaccaccaccaccactcagaCTTTATTCGAGGCTCCAGCATCTTCCACGACAACCACTTCGACTCCCAGCAACGGTGCAGGACGATCGGAGCGACAGCGAGCCAAGAGTTCCCCACTGAGACACTACCCTTCGGCCACCAGCAACCGTGGACGAGAACCGCAGTCGAGGACTTCACGGCAAAGAAGAGCTTCTGAAGTTCCCTCCAGGTCCCAATTCCGCACAGAAACCCCCTAA